AGTATCGCCAAAGGCAAGAAGCGCCTGGGCGTCATAGACCGCAACCTGAGCTACGGCTCCGAGGGCGCCTTCTACACCGAGATCAAAAGCTGCCTGTACCACGAGCCGGAGCGGCCGGAAATCCACGGTTTCATCGCGGGCCTCGGCGGCCGTGACGTCACCGTGGACGCCGTGTACGAGATGATCAAGATAACGGCGAACCAGAGCCCCAAGACCGACATCAACTGGCAGGGGGCCAAGCTGGCGTAACCGTCACCGGCCCCGGACCGGCGGGTCGGAGCCCGGGGCGAAAGGATTTGTGATGAAATACTCGATTCCCACCGAGGAGTACGTTACCAGCGGAACCGTGGCGTGCCAGGGTTGCGGGGCGGTGCTGGCGATGCGCTACGCGCTCAAGGCCCTGGGCCCGGACACGGTCCTCTCCGTCCCGGCCTGCTGCTGGAGCGTGATTGACGGACCCTTCCCATACTCGTCCACGCTGGTGCCGCTCTTCCACACGGCCTTCGAGACCGCGGCGGCGGCCGCCTCGGGCATCCGCAACGGCTTCGCCATCCGGGGCAACGACCACACCACCGTGATGGCCTGGGCCGGCGACGGCGGTACCGTGGACATCGGCATCCAGGCCCTCTCCGGCGCCGTCGAGCGCGACGAGGACATCATCTACGTCTGCTACGACAACGAGGCCTACATGAACACCGGCATCCAGCGCTCCGGCTCCACCCCCTGGGGCGCCTGGACCACCACCACCCCCGTCCGACATTTCAAGAAAGAAGAGAAGAAGGACATGGTGGAAATCATGGTGGCCCACGGCATCCGCTACACCGCCACCGCCTGTGTGAGCCACGCCGAGGACTTCGTCAAGAAGATGAAGAAGGCCAAGGAAATACGGGGGACGAAGTACCTCCAGGTCTTCGCCAGTTGCCCGCCGGGCTGGAAGATGAAGTCCGAGGACTCGATCAAGGCGATGCGCCTGGGTGTGCAGACCGGCATCGTGCCCCTCTACGAGGTGGAGAACGGCGTGTACAAGATCAACCACAGGCCCAAGGAGTTCAAGCCGGTGGAGGAGTATCTGAAGCTCCAGGGGCGCTTCCGTCATCTGACGCCGGAGGATGTGGAACACATCAGGCAATGGCGCGACCACCATTGGAAGGTTCTGGAGGCCAAGGTGGCCATGACCCGGGAGCTCTACGGGGCGGACGCGGCCGGGAAGTAGACACGCGGCGCACATCCCCCGTTGCCTACCTTTTAAGCGGCGTTGATGGGTGCTCGTAGGGGCGGACCTTCAGGTCCGCCCGTTTCTATGGTTGCCCTCACCCCTAACCCCGTCGGCGCGCCGTTCCCGCGGGGTGGAGGGGACGCACGGGCGACCGTGGACGGTCGCCCCTACGGGTCGGATTTGCATTGGATAAACGTAGGAGCGGGTGTCCACACCCGCCCGTTCGGTTATCCACCGCCATTCGATTGAATATAGTTCTGGCCCCACCCCGGCCAGCAGGTGGGCCTCTCCCCAAAACGAGAGGGGACAGCACATAAAACGGGGGCCAAGACCGGCCCCCATCTCTACCGTGCCCGACAATAAAACGGGGGCCAAGACCGGCCCCCATCCAGCTGCGGTTCCCGCCGACGGCGACACCCAACCCGACGCTCGACTATTTCTCAATAATAAAGGGGGCCAAGACCGGCCCCCATCTTGATCATTTTCCACTAATAAAAGGGGGCCTTAACCGGCCCCCTTCGCGAAGGTGCAGAGCTCTAGAAGAAGAACTTGAGAGTGACCTTGTAGCTCGACCCGGTGATGTTGGCTGCGCCATCGTCATCGGTGGCATCGTTGCCGTCGTCGCTGCCCAGGGAGATCGGGTAGCCGATCTGGAAGCCCAGGGCGATCATGTCGCTGAGGAAGTAATCAACGGCGGAGGTCAGGTTCAGCCCGTAGGTACTGGTGTCAACGGGATCACCAATGCCCCAATCAACGCTCCTCATGAGGTAGAAGAATCCGAGGCCGGCATAGCCCACGAAGGGGCCGTCGCCCACGGTGCCCAGGAAGTTGACGCCGAAGTCCATGAAGGACTCGCTTGCATCACCCAGGTCGCCGGTTGCCGGTGAAATGCCCAGGGCATAGTTGAAGACACCCTGGAAGGTCAGGCCGGTGATGCCGTACTGGAGGTTGATACCCAGGCCCAGGGCGTTTCCGGGATACAGCATCGAAGTGCCAGTTCCGAGAGAAAGACCGGCTCCGAACTTGCCCTCGACCATGTTCTTGCCGAATGCGGCCGGAGCCATCATGAGCAACACAACGGCCAGAATGAGGAATTTCTTCATGTGGAGCTCCTTAGGGTTTAGGGTTAGGACGTAGGTTACAAGCAAGCCTTTGATAGGCTTAGACAGAACCCGCATGGGTTCTTACAAGATTATTGGTAGAGTATAGCCTCACCGGAAAAAAAAGTCAAATTTTTCTGTAACTTTTTTCTGCAATCTGTTGTGGGGGTTAATCTTAACCTCTGTAAAACGATACGCATCTGCGACGGCGCAGCCGTAAATCCGCCGCGGATCGGGCTCCGCCCACAGCACTAGCCGGAGCGGGTCGCCCGTGCGAGGAGAACGGTTCCGGCAATCCCCAGGGCGAAAGCGATGGCGGCCCCCGGAACCCCGCCGATGGCCACGGTGGATAAAAGTACCAGGGCCGCCGTCCCCACCCCGAAGTAGAGGCGCAATCGCCCGAGGCCGGTTCCCGTCGGCTTGGGCGGCGTTTCCATGTAAACCCGCTCGGCGACCGCCAGGGCCACGCCCCGTCGTCCGCCGGCCGCGTAGCGCAATCGGTGAATCGGCATGTGGACCAGCGCAGTATCGTACCCCCTCGCGCTCTCCAGCCCCCGTCGCGGCAGATGCGCCTCGGCCTGAGCCGGAGTGATGGAGGGTTCGACCAACCGGTAGGGCTCGGGGGGCGCGTAGTAGGGGACGAGCCTGCGCTGAGGCGGGGGGAGGTTCGCGTAAAAACGACCCGCCACGTCGGCGTACGCGACCCGCCAGAGCGGGTTGTCCTCCGCGGGGGTGAAGAGATAGCAGGGCGCCCATAGCGGCTCGTTCTTCTCGATGGTGCAGGGGATGCCCATTCGGGCGAGCTTTTCCGCCAGGAGCTCAGCCGGATCCAGGGGTGCCAGCGGGTGGACCAGGTGAGCGATGGTGCGACCGTCCGGGGACACGAAATTCACCGAACCGCAGAAGGGGCACTTGACCCCCAGGCCGGATTCGGTGAGCGTCCCCTTGCAGTTGTAGCAGGCCGCATCGCCCATGAAGCTCACCCAGCCGAAGTACGCCTTTATCATACAACGGCCGTTCGAGTCGAGTCCAGCCCGCCGGTCGCCTTGACCCGTGATTTGGATGGTCGTAAAATCCAGACCGGTCCCGGGCGGGCTCGACCGTGTCCCGACCGACCCAACGAAAAGGAACGATGTGGAAAGAAGGCTCCAGATCAGCATCATCGGCGGCGCAAGCTGCAGCGAATCCACGGCGGCCAAGGCGGAGGAGGTCGGTTTCTTGCTGGCCGAAGCGGGGGCGGTGCTGGTGTGCGGCGGCCGGACCGGCGTGATGGAGGCGGCCTGCCGCGGCGCAGCCAGGGCCGGGGGAACCTCCGTCGGCATCCTCTTGGGGTACGATGACGACGAGGCCAACCCCTACGTGGACATCCGGATACCCACCGGTCTGGGCGTGGCCCGGAACGCCATCGTCGTCGCCTCGGGCCGGGCGGTCATCGCCATAGACGGCTTCTACGGCACCCTTTCGGAAATCGCCCTGGCGCTGAAGATCGGCCGCCCCGTAGTCACCCTGGGAAGCTGGCTGCTGCCGCCGCCCCCCGCCGGGCGGAAGGCCGGGGACCCGCTCCACCACGCCCACTCGCCCCAGGAGGCGGTGGAGATGGCGCTCAGACTGGCGCGGCAATCCCCGGGGGTGACGTGAGAGAGACGCTGCAGGCGGTCGTGGAGGGGATGGTCCAGGGCGTGGGCTTCCGCTGGTTCGTGATGCGCCACGCCCGGGCGCTGGACCTGGTCGGCACGGTGGCCAACCTGCCCGACGGGACGGTCCGGGTGGTCGCGGTGGGCGAACGTGCCGACCTGGAATCGCTCGCCGCCCTCCTGCGCGAGGGTCCGACGGCATCCAGCGTCTCCGGCGTTAAACTCCAATGGGCCCCGGCCACGGACACCTACCGCGATTTCAGCGTTTTCTGAACCTGAAGTCCCCGCCCCGAGCGGCGCGGGGTTTTTTTAGAAAAGTTCGCGTGCCCGACCGACGGAGGTAATGTGCCTTTCGACGACATCGAGTCGGCCCTGGAGGCGCTAAAAAAAGGCGAGATGGTCATCGTCGTGGACGACGAGGACCGGGAGAACGAGGGCGACCTGATCATGGGGGCCCGGTTCTGCCGCCCCCAGGACGTGAACTTCATGATCGTCCACGGGCGCGGCATGCTCTGCACCCCCATGGCGCCCGAGTTCACCCGGCGCCTCGAACTGGACATGATGGTGCCCGACGCCCACAGCACCGCCCTCTTGGGCACACCCTTCACCGTCACCGTGGACTACCGCCACGGGGTGACCACGGGCATCTCCGCCGAGGAGCGCTCCAAGACCATCCGGGCCCTGGCGGACCCGTCCTCGACGCCCGGGGATTTCGCCCGACCGGGCCACGTCAACCCCCTGCGCGCCCGGGAGGGCGGGGTGCTGGTCCGCGCCGGACACACCGAGGCCGTCGTTGACCTCTGCCGCCTGGTCGGCATCGAGCCGGTCGGCGTCCTCATCGAGATTCTCAACGCCGACGGGACCATGGCCCGCCTCCCCCAACTGCGCGAGTCGAGCCGAGAGTGGGGGGTCCGGCTCATCTCCATCGCCGACCTCATC
This portion of the bacterium genome encodes:
- a CDS encoding acylphosphatase, translating into MRETLQAVVEGMVQGVGFRWFVMRHARALDLVGTVANLPDGTVRVVAVGERADLESLAALLREGPTASSVSGVKLQWAPATDTYRDFSVF
- a CDS encoding TIGR00725 family protein, coding for MERRLQISIIGGASCSESTAAKAEEVGFLLAEAGAVLVCGGRTGVMEAACRGAARAGGTSVGILLGYDDDEANPYVDIRIPTGLGVARNAIVVASGRAVIAIDGFYGTLSEIALALKIGRPVVTLGSWLLPPPPAGRKAGDPLHHAHSPQEAVEMALRLARQSPGVT
- a CDS encoding 3-methyl-2-oxobutanoate dehydrogenase subunit beta, which produces MKYSIPTEEYVTSGTVACQGCGAVLAMRYALKALGPDTVLSVPACCWSVIDGPFPYSSTLVPLFHTAFETAAAAASGIRNGFAIRGNDHTTVMAWAGDGGTVDIGIQALSGAVERDEDIIYVCYDNEAYMNTGIQRSGSTPWGAWTTTTPVRHFKKEEKKDMVEIMVAHGIRYTATACVSHAEDFVKKMKKAKEIRGTKYLQVFASCPPGWKMKSEDSIKAMRLGVQTGIVPLYEVENGVYKINHRPKEFKPVEEYLKLQGRFRHLTPEDVEHIRQWRDHHWKVLEAKVAMTRELYGADAAGK